In Pararge aegeria chromosome 27, ilParAegt1.1, whole genome shotgun sequence, one genomic interval encodes:
- the LOC120635689 gene encoding protein ALP1-like produces the protein MVDIDLIMIALISEAEEEESEFTSAAEDRKIKRKFWVHELWKKRHILGEFRTLCSNDLSLDPRYFYDYYKMGLDKFENLVNILRPHIQKQETNLRIPISVEERISICLRFMTTAISFQALAQSYRVGYSTVLTIVHEVSAAIWKHLQPIVMPKPTQELWTKIEEEFRTIWNFPNCIGAIDGKHVNIRAPWNSGSLYFNYKKYFSTVLLAVVDAKYKFIIVDIGAYGRNSDSGILNNSKFGQRLQNNTIGIPPNKRLPGMIEEMPLVFVGDEAFPLSEHIMRPYPGNQVSDNHDKKIFNYRLSRARRLVESAFGILTQKFEVFQKKIKMQPMHLDSMILACTCLHNYVRENYELENLELPSDSILQDIRSVDYHTMTNAMVIRETFKSYFISEHGAVPWQTEMIRRC, from the exons ATGGTTGATATCGATCTTATCATGATTGCTCTAATATCAGAAGCTGAAGAGGAAGAAAGTGAATTTACATCAGCAGCTgaggatagaaaaataaaacgaaaattttGGGTTCACGAGTTATGGAAGAAAAGACATATACTTGGCGAATTCAGAACACTCTGTAGTAATGATTTAAGTCTGGACCcaagatatttttatgattattataaaatgggtttagataagtttgaaaatttggtaaatattttgAGGCCTCACATCCAAAAGCAAGAAACAAatttaagaatacctatttccgTTGAAGAGCGGATATCAATATGCTTGAG ATTTATGACTACAGCAATTAGCTTTCAAGCCTTAGCTCAAAGTTATCGAGTTGGATACAGCACTGTTTTAACAATTGTACATGAAGTTTCCGCAGCAATATGGAAACATTTACAGCCAATTGTCATGCCGAAGCCAACACAAGAATTATGGACTAAAATAGAGGAGGAGTTCAGAACCATATGGAATTTTCCTAATTGTATAGGGGCAATTGACGGTAAACACGTCAATATAAGAGCTCCCTGGAATAGCGGCAGTTTGTACttcaattacaaaaaatattttagtactgTCTTGTTAGCTGTTGTTGACGCAAAGTACAAATTCATTATTGTTGACATCGGAGCATATGGACGTAACAGCGATAGTGGCATATTAAACAATTCTAAATTTGGACaacgattacaaaataatacgaTTGGTATACCGCCTAATAAAAGGTTGCCAGGTATGATAGAGGAAATGCCACTTGTTTTTGTAGGAGACGAAGCATTTCCCTTGTCCGAACACATCATGAGACCATATCCTGGAAATCAGGTGTCTGACAATCATGataagaaaatttttaattatcgcTTAAGCCGAGCAAGGCGCTTAGTAGAAAGTGCTTTCGGAATTCTGACACAAAAATTTgaggtttttcaaaaaaaaataaaaatgcaaccaATGCATCTTGATTCTATGATTCTTGCATGCACATGTTTGCATAATTACGTAAGAGAAAATTACGAACTCGAAAACTTGGAATTGCCAAGTGATAGTATATTACAAGATATACGGTCAGTCGATTACCATACTATGACAAATGCCATGGTGATCAGAGAGACattcaaatcttattttatatccgAGCATGGGGCAGTACCATGGCAAACTGAAATGATCAGACGATGTTAA
- the LOC120635690 gene encoding uncharacterized protein LOC120635690, whose product MDEDEKLIYLVQKYDCLFNVKAKTYSDKNCRKNAWQKVSGEMQISEAECQKRWKRIRDCYKKAIRLRQFKSGSARSNDKPIRFEKELEFLKPYLQNKPQTSNLESSEENDVNTDTDTNLSVASPSRPESQLSSHSDTTRKKSQPLSQMLFAQYLENKKTEEDPTDTFFLSMSKTVKRMPIQMQVLLKRQILLLVTDAEIKVASNEMCTFQPETTNINSTQANTSSSIGYTTELRTESESLQLQSNSTNCISNSNTYKMQPNTGYYTTQLPTIYTPSNTYSMQSKTSSSSNSIIPNQFENSTSSRYRVEDRMEDLDLPPSPYIPLPIGTTTRQQRDGDNDYS is encoded by the exons ATGGACGaagatgaaaaattaatttatttagtacagaAGTATGATTGTCTGTTTAACGTCAAGGCGAAAACCTACAGTGATAAAAATTGTAGGAAAAATGCCTGGCAAAAAGTAAGCGGTGAAATGCAAATTTCTG AGGCAGAGTGTCAAAAGCGGTGGAAAAGAATTCGAGATTGTTACAAGAAAGCAATTAGGCTAAGACAGTTTAAGAGTGGTTCTGCTAGATCAAATGATAAGCCAATAAGATTTGAAAAAGAATTGGAGTTTTTAAAACCATACTTGCAGAACAAACCACAGACGTCTAACTTAGAGAGCTCCGAAGAAAATGACGTAAACACTGATACCGACACAAACTTGTCCGTTGCGTCGCCATCTCGACCCGAATCACAATTATCCAGTCATTCCGATACTACTCGAAAGAAGTCACAACCACTATCACAAATGTTATTCGCacaatatttggaaaataagaaaacagaAGAAGATCCAACGGACACTTTTTTTCTCTCTATGTCCAAAACGGTTAAACGGATGCCAATACAAATGCAAGTGCTACTGAAACGACAGATATTGCTTTTAGTAACTGACGCGGAAATAAAAGTTGCTTCGAATGAAATGTGCACCTTTCAACCTGAAACAACTAATATCAACTCAACGCAAGCAAATACTTCTTCATCCATCGGCTATACAACAGAACTACGAACCGAATCAGAAAGTCTTCAGCTACAATCTAATTCCACTAACTGTATTTCTAATTCCAACACTTATAAAATGCAGCCAAATACCGGGTATTATACAACACAGCTACCAACCATTTATACTCCTTCTAACACATACTCAATGCAGTCAAAAACGTCATCCAGTAGCAACAGCATAATCCCTAATCAGTTCGAAAATAGCACTTCTTCGAGATATCGTGTGGAAGATCGTATGGAAGATCTCGACCTGCCACCTTCACCATACATACCATTGCCGATTGGGACGACGACGCGGCAacaaagggatggtgataatgacTACAGTTAA
- the LOC120635546 gene encoding uncharacterized protein LOC120635546 has translation MENKSRLNMKKDRGDQIKKNVKPKAVPKIDAEATKDFVKDRGDSVPKTVGEKFNPRETKHNDLNNHLVKKSVDFVAVRGVPKYTKNILKNVQHSEAISLDKSVSNDRKQNEPEGLYRCAQKQIKPKGLDLSVPKITKRNEPKSSEKSGPNDTIKPIKPKDLDKSAANNIKLNEPKSLDKCAPGKGNSLLIPLNTKSIKSKNLVEKYGPVESVNTKHNEILSRRSKKLHPISLVTDKGDSKTVKDKKLKSTKHDEVQNMDESKNIVYVAKKNVVKTEKHVSRLLDVDEKKRIREKYTFKPNAKAKNNKIDVNSNLEDSPVEDNNDIFEKRKNVTDRKEKLNDNAYFDSTKIDRASNSTEKSRKRPIITTIVAKNDATKVYKAVSFAKQKRELSDKVLIKHININIPNDALAEYPKIPALPKPTYEDNLKENMKNPKKSQNNDKNLIKNMKTPNISQVNDENLLRNMKKLMTHLSSAGSLVNNTKTTNVLDSNNPNLTKNPKISTDTLLGTSKITKLLQCEAIGMKKFAKAPKIIQNNNSVSRTSVRTKISKKDKRKRLKCKLSRFSLSPESASPETEVAKWAPNSIDEHTKPYYEAWVTPTLSAVSRDPKKDKLYHENQKLIKTLKKLMERESESYELIHENYMDARFTGKIKINHRQ, from the exons ATGGAAAACAAAAGTCGTTTGAACATGAAAAAAGATAGAGgcgaccaaataaaaaaaaatgtcaaaccTAAAGCTGTACCGAAAATAGATGCGGAAGCAACAAAAGATTTCGTCAAAGACAGAGGAGATTCTGTACCTAAAACAGTCGGGGAGAAATTCAATCCTAGAGAAACAAAACAcaatgatttaaataatcatttagtCAAAAAATCTGTAGATTTTGTGGCCGTTAGAGGTGTaccaaaatacacaaaaaatattctcAAAAATGTTCAACACAGTGAAGCCATAAGTTTAGATAAGTCTGTTTCTAATGATCGTAAACAGAATGAGCCAGAAGGTTTATATAGATGTGCTCAGAAGCAGATTAAGCCAAAAGGTTTAGATCTGTCTGTTCCGAAAATTACTAAACGGAATGAGCCAAAAAGTTCAGAAAAATCTGGTCCCAATGATACTATTAAGCCGATTAAGCCAAAAGATTTAGATAAATCAGCTGCCAATAATATTAAACTGAATGAACCAAAAAGCTTAGATAAATGTGCCCCTGGAAAAGGTAATTCTTTGCTTATACCGCTGAATACCAAatcaataaaaagtaaaaatttggtAGAGAAATATGGTCCAGTTGAATCTGTAAATACTAAACATAATGAGATATTAAGTAGAAGATCTAAGAAATTACATCCTATTAGTTTGGTGACTGATAAAGGTGATTCGAAAAcggtaaaagataaaaaacttaaatcaacTAAACATGATGAAGTACAAAACATGGATGAATCAAAGAATATTGTTTACGTTGCTAAGAAGAACGTCgttaaaactgaaaaacatgtgTCTCGTTTATTAGATGTCGATGAGAAGAAGCGAATAAGGgagaaatatacatttaaacccAACGCtaaagctaaaaataataaaattgatgtcaatagTAACTTGGAGGATTCACCAGTTGAAGATAATAAcg ATATTTTTGAAAAGCGTAAAAACGTAACAGATAGAAAAGAAAAGTTGAACGATAATGCTTATTTCGATAGCACTAAAATTGATAGAGCTTCCAACTCCACAGAAAAATCACGAAAACGTCCAATCATAACGACTATTGTGGCAAAGAACGATGCCACCAAAGTATATAAAGCCGTGTCATTTGCTAAACAAAAGCGAGAATTAAGTGATAAGGTTTTGATCAAAcacatcaatataaatataccgAATGATGCGCTGGCAGAATATCCAAAAATACCAGCGTTACCAAAGCCGACTTATGAAGATAACTTgaaagaaaatatgaaaaaccctaaaaaatctcaaaataatgacaaaaacttgataaaaaatatgaaaacccCAAATATTTCTCAGGTTAACGACGAAAACTTACTGAGAAATATGAAAAAGCTAATGACTCATCTAAGTAGTGCGGGTAGCTTGGTGAATAACACGAAAACAACAAATGTTTTAGACAGCAATAATCCGAACTTGACGAAAAACCCAAAAATATCAACTGATACTTTACTCGGAACttctaaaataacaaaactgtTACAGTGTGAAGCTATCGGCATGAAAAAATTTGCGAAAGCGCCAAAGATCATACAGAACAATAACTCTGTTAGCAGGACAAGTGTGAGAACGAAAATAAGTAAGAAGGATAAAAGGAAACGTTTGAAGTGTAAACTGTCTCGATTTTCGTTAAGTCCAG AAAGCGCATCGCCGGAAACGGAAGTAGCAAAATGGGCGCCAAATTCCATAGACGAACACACAAAACCGTACTATGAGGCGTGGGTCACTCCAACGTTGTCGGCCGTCTCTAGGGACCCCAAAAAGGACAAGCTATATCACGAGAATCAAAAGCTcatcaaaactttaaaaaaactgatGGAGAGAGAGTCCGAAAGCTACGAATTAATTCACGAAAACTATATGGATGCACGCTTTACGGGgaagattaaaattaatcatagacaataa